One Notolabrus celidotus isolate fNotCel1 chromosome 16, fNotCel1.pri, whole genome shotgun sequence DNA window includes the following coding sequences:
- the thrap3b gene encoding thyroid hormone receptor-associated protein 3b isoform X2 codes for MSKAPGSPARSRSRSRSRSRSYSRSHSRSRSRSRSRKRRYSSRSRSRSRSHSPSYRNYPTRDYQNNRGNFRGYNRGYRRPYHYRGRNRGYYQRGHYQNRGGGGGGGGYGYKANWQEGGGRGGGGGGGGGGWHDRHHDQDHHSHSPRRGRSRSRTPRKRSGSRSRSRYSDRSSSGRSRRSRRSSYSSRSRSGSPRHRSSKGKGSKESKDKLTESQAEKPTQAADGSAIEKASGGKWIDYDASPKRISPDSKKEDASAGSDGKGPASGGPLWITVGSVSPPAKSPTKSGQTASFGGFGFFSKEDIKAGDKTVISAAYKKFLAENKNKKQATEKENGREKEQSATDREQEKGSKSGDLFHISSTSFTESKEDKTLPFFDAGEEEFLKSHGLKETDMEEEGEVKPTLTARDIFGKWGDEPSYSTSYPLVKEKSRREAEEVDPIDEMEEMYRSRKHSSKKEEKSKKKEKKEKEKSRRSPSPPVTVREKERPLFPGAFPPQEGSPARRLSSSKEDFELKYGSLDELPGASLSKERLMPRDLPNPTKKDPEFRSIFQHLQSAHLRRSPSELFAQHIVSIVHYIKAQHFHSSDMTLSERFAMYQRKAAEVEMMKPRKSPEIHRRIDVSPSAFKRHSHLFEDMEESSYKDKFKGDVMDLRLDIERRKKFAGKDYKREGGRSPGGSRGPSRERSSEKSGKHHKKSKKGKKKRDRSPSSSSSSSSPSPYPPYKGKEYMGEGMEHPEEGYSHARYPPRDYGGPQERGPGHYEGHNPERGRGRGFFPRVRGRGWNRGNYPGNNSNGNPANTNPAVRPPEEEWDPEYTPKSRKYYLERDRKCGSRQQRKTCWKQVWPGVQTATTAVKTMAPVYGHDDRDGEKTWVDNRGRGRGAFPARRGRFVYRRGGSSPKWTHDMFQGGEDRGMEDDSLEVERKDTKSAGEGPAMKQ; via the exons CTCTAGGTCTCGTTCCCGCTCCCGCTCTCACTCTCCGTCCTACAGAAATTATCCCACCAGGGACTATCAGAACAACAGAGGCAACTTCAGAGGCTACAACCGAGGCTACCGGAGGCCCTACCACTACCGCGGCAGGAACCGAGGCTATTACCAACGAGGCCATTAccagaacagaggaggaggaggtggaggaggcggCTATGGCTATAAGGCAAACTGGCAGGAGggaggtggaagaggaggaggtggaggaggaggaggagggggctggCACGATCGCCACCATGACCAAGACCACCATTCGCACAGCCCCAGGAGGGGGCGCTCACGCTCACGCACACCAAGGAAGCGTTCAGGTAGCCGTAGCCGCTCACGCTACTCTGACCGCTCTTCATCAGGGAGATCTCGACGCTCCAGGCGCTCTAGCTACTCCTCCCGGTCCCGCTCCGGGTCACCACGTCACCGTAGCAGCAAGGGAAAGGGCTCAAAGGAATCCAAAGACAAGCTGACAGAAAGTCAGGCAGAGAAGCCCACGCAGGCAGCAGACGGCAGCGCCATCGAGAAGGCTTCAGGAGGTAAATGGATTGACTATGACGCCAGCCCGAAACGCATCAGTCCAGACTCTAAGAAAGAGGATGCTTCTGCTGGTTCTGACGGCAAAGGTCCTGCGAGTGGAGGTCCTCTGTGGATAACCGTCGGCAGCGTGTCACCTCCTGCAAAGAGCCCCACAAAGTCTGGACAAACCGCCTCCTTTGGAGGCTTCGGGTTCTTCTCAAAGGAAGACATCAAAGCTGGAGATAAGACTGTGATCTCTGCCGCCTACAAAAA GTTCTTGgctgagaacaaaaacaaaaagcaggcCACTGAAAAGGAGAACGGTCGTGAAAAGGAGCAGAGCGCCACTGACAGAGAACAGGAGAAAGGTAGCAAGTCTGGAGACCTGTTCCACATCTCATCCACTTCTTTCACCGAGTCCAAGGAGGACAAGACCCTGCCTTTCTTTGATGCTGGAGAAGAGGAGTTCCTCAAGTCTCACGGGCTGAAAGAGACGGACATGGAAGAGGAGGGCGAGGTCAAACCCACCCTCACCGCTCGGGACATTTTCGGGAAGTGGGGTGATGAGCCGAGCTACTCCACATCCTACCCGCTGGTCAAAGAGAAGAGCcggagagaggctgaggaagtaGATCCCATCGATGAAATGGAGGAGATGTACCGAAGCCGCAAGCACAGCTccaagaaagaggagaagtccaagaagaaggagaaaaaagagaaagagaagtccAGGCGGAGTCCGTCCCCACCTGTCACCGTCAGAGAGAAGGAGCGGCCGCTGTTCCCCGGAGCGTTCCCTCCCCAGGAGGGGTCACCTGCCCGACGCTTGTCTTCATCCAAGGAAGATTTTGAACTTAAATATGGTTCTTTAGATGAGTTGCCGGG GGCCTCCCTCTCTAAAGAGCGCCTCATGCCTCGAGATCTGCCCAATCCCACTAAGAAAGATCCAGAGTTTCGTTCCATCTTTCAGCACCTGCAGTCGGCTCACCTCCGCCGCAGCCCCTCTGAGCTGTTTGCTCAGCACATAGTTTCGATCGTGCACTACATCAAAG CTCAACACTTCCACTCCTCAGACATGACTTTGAGTGAGCGGTTTGCGATGTACCAAAGAAAAGCTGCAGAGGTAGAAATGATGAAGCCAAGGAAGAGCCCAGAAATCCACAG GAGAATTGATGTCTCCCCCAGTGCCTTTAAGAGGCACTCTCACCTGTTTGAGGATATGGAGGAGTCGAGCTACAAG GATAAATTTAAAGGCGATGTGATGGACCTGCGCCTGGATATTGAAAGGCGTAAGAAGTTTGCAGGAAAGGACTACAAGCGTGAAGGAGGCAGGAGCCCAGGAGGCTCCCGAGGACCGAGCAGAGAGAGGTCCTCTGAGAAATCTGGGAAACACCACAAGAAATCCAA GAAGGGAAAGAAGAAGCGTGATcgctctccatcctcctcttcttcctcctcctctccatccccttaTCCCCCTTACAAAGGTAAAGAGTACATGGGAGAGGGGATGGAGCACCCAGAGGAGGGCTACAGTCACGCCCGTTATCCTCCTCGCGACTACGGCGGGCCCCAGGAGAGAGGCCCCGGGCATTACGAGGGCCACAacccagagagaggaagaggccGTGGCTTT TTCCCCAGAGTCAGAGGGAGAGGATGGAACAGGGGGAACTACCCGGGCAACAACAGCAATGGAAACCCCGCTAATACTAATCCTGCGGTGCGTCCCCCAGAGGAAGAGTGGGACCCTGAATACACTCCTAAGAGCAGGAAGTATTACCTG gagagagacaggaaatgtgggagtaGACAGCAGAGGAAGACATGCTGGAAACAGGTCTGGCCAGGAGTCCAAACAGCGACCACTGCAGTAAAGACCATGGCCCCTGTATATGGA caCGACGACCGCGACGGCGAGAAAACCTGGGTAGACAACCGCGGAAGAGGCCGGGGCGCCTTCCCAGCACGCCGAGGACGCTTCGTTTACCGTAGGGGAGGCAGCAGCCCGAAGTGGACCCACGACATGTTCCAGGGcggagaggacagagggatgGAAGACGACAGCTTGGAAGTAGAGCGCAAAGACACCAAGAGCGCCGGAGAGGGACCGGCTATGAA
- the thrap3b gene encoding thyroid hormone receptor-associated protein 3b isoform X1, whose product MSKAPGSPARSRSRSRSRSRSYSRSHSRSRSRSRSRKRRYSSRSRSRSRSHSPSYRNYPTRDYQNNRGNFRGYNRGYRRPYHYRGRNRGYYQRGHYQNRGGGGGGGGYGYKANWQEGGGRGGGGGGGGGGWHDRHHDQDHHSHSPRRGRSRSRTPRKRSGSRSRSRYSDRSSSGRSRRSRRSSYSSRSRSGSPRHRSSKGKGSKESKDKLTESQAEKPTQAADGSAIEKASGGKWIDYDASPKRISPDSKKEDASAGSDGKGPASGGPLWITVGSVSPPAKSPTKSGQTASFGGFGFFSKEDIKAGDKTVISAAYKKFLAENKNKKQATEKENGREKEQSATDREQEKGSKSGDLFHISSTSFTESKEDKTLPFFDAGEEEFLKSHGLKETDMEEEGEVKPTLTARDIFGKWGDEPSYSTSYPLVKEKSRREAEEVDPIDEMEEMYRSRKHSSKKEEKSKKKEKKEKEKSRRSPSPPVTVREKERPLFPGAFPPQEGSPARRLSSSKEDFELKYGSLDELPGASLSKERLMPRDLPNPTKKDPEFRSIFQHLQSAHLRRSPSELFAQHIVSIVHYIKAQHFHSSDMTLSERFAMYQRKAAEVEMMKPRKSPEIHRRIDVSPSAFKRHSHLFEDMEESSYKDKFKGDVMDLRLDIERRKKFAGKDYKREGGRSPGGSRGPSRERSSEKSGKHHKKSKKGKKKRDRSPSSSSSSSSPSPYPPYKGKEYMGEGMEHPEEGYSHARYPPRDYGGPQERGPGHYEGHNPERGRGRGFFPRVRGRGWNRGNYPGNNSNGNPANTNPAVRPPEEEWDPEYTPKSRKYYLQERDRKCGSRQQRKTCWKQVWPGVQTATTAVKTMAPVYGHDDRDGEKTWVDNRGRGRGAFPARRGRFVYRRGGSSPKWTHDMFQGGEDRGMEDDSLEVERKDTKSAGEGPAMKQ is encoded by the exons CTCTAGGTCTCGTTCCCGCTCCCGCTCTCACTCTCCGTCCTACAGAAATTATCCCACCAGGGACTATCAGAACAACAGAGGCAACTTCAGAGGCTACAACCGAGGCTACCGGAGGCCCTACCACTACCGCGGCAGGAACCGAGGCTATTACCAACGAGGCCATTAccagaacagaggaggaggaggtggaggaggcggCTATGGCTATAAGGCAAACTGGCAGGAGggaggtggaagaggaggaggtggaggaggaggaggagggggctggCACGATCGCCACCATGACCAAGACCACCATTCGCACAGCCCCAGGAGGGGGCGCTCACGCTCACGCACACCAAGGAAGCGTTCAGGTAGCCGTAGCCGCTCACGCTACTCTGACCGCTCTTCATCAGGGAGATCTCGACGCTCCAGGCGCTCTAGCTACTCCTCCCGGTCCCGCTCCGGGTCACCACGTCACCGTAGCAGCAAGGGAAAGGGCTCAAAGGAATCCAAAGACAAGCTGACAGAAAGTCAGGCAGAGAAGCCCACGCAGGCAGCAGACGGCAGCGCCATCGAGAAGGCTTCAGGAGGTAAATGGATTGACTATGACGCCAGCCCGAAACGCATCAGTCCAGACTCTAAGAAAGAGGATGCTTCTGCTGGTTCTGACGGCAAAGGTCCTGCGAGTGGAGGTCCTCTGTGGATAACCGTCGGCAGCGTGTCACCTCCTGCAAAGAGCCCCACAAAGTCTGGACAAACCGCCTCCTTTGGAGGCTTCGGGTTCTTCTCAAAGGAAGACATCAAAGCTGGAGATAAGACTGTGATCTCTGCCGCCTACAAAAA GTTCTTGgctgagaacaaaaacaaaaagcaggcCACTGAAAAGGAGAACGGTCGTGAAAAGGAGCAGAGCGCCACTGACAGAGAACAGGAGAAAGGTAGCAAGTCTGGAGACCTGTTCCACATCTCATCCACTTCTTTCACCGAGTCCAAGGAGGACAAGACCCTGCCTTTCTTTGATGCTGGAGAAGAGGAGTTCCTCAAGTCTCACGGGCTGAAAGAGACGGACATGGAAGAGGAGGGCGAGGTCAAACCCACCCTCACCGCTCGGGACATTTTCGGGAAGTGGGGTGATGAGCCGAGCTACTCCACATCCTACCCGCTGGTCAAAGAGAAGAGCcggagagaggctgaggaagtaGATCCCATCGATGAAATGGAGGAGATGTACCGAAGCCGCAAGCACAGCTccaagaaagaggagaagtccaagaagaaggagaaaaaagagaaagagaagtccAGGCGGAGTCCGTCCCCACCTGTCACCGTCAGAGAGAAGGAGCGGCCGCTGTTCCCCGGAGCGTTCCCTCCCCAGGAGGGGTCACCTGCCCGACGCTTGTCTTCATCCAAGGAAGATTTTGAACTTAAATATGGTTCTTTAGATGAGTTGCCGGG GGCCTCCCTCTCTAAAGAGCGCCTCATGCCTCGAGATCTGCCCAATCCCACTAAGAAAGATCCAGAGTTTCGTTCCATCTTTCAGCACCTGCAGTCGGCTCACCTCCGCCGCAGCCCCTCTGAGCTGTTTGCTCAGCACATAGTTTCGATCGTGCACTACATCAAAG CTCAACACTTCCACTCCTCAGACATGACTTTGAGTGAGCGGTTTGCGATGTACCAAAGAAAAGCTGCAGAGGTAGAAATGATGAAGCCAAGGAAGAGCCCAGAAATCCACAG GAGAATTGATGTCTCCCCCAGTGCCTTTAAGAGGCACTCTCACCTGTTTGAGGATATGGAGGAGTCGAGCTACAAG GATAAATTTAAAGGCGATGTGATGGACCTGCGCCTGGATATTGAAAGGCGTAAGAAGTTTGCAGGAAAGGACTACAAGCGTGAAGGAGGCAGGAGCCCAGGAGGCTCCCGAGGACCGAGCAGAGAGAGGTCCTCTGAGAAATCTGGGAAACACCACAAGAAATCCAA GAAGGGAAAGAAGAAGCGTGATcgctctccatcctcctcttcttcctcctcctctccatccccttaTCCCCCTTACAAAGGTAAAGAGTACATGGGAGAGGGGATGGAGCACCCAGAGGAGGGCTACAGTCACGCCCGTTATCCTCCTCGCGACTACGGCGGGCCCCAGGAGAGAGGCCCCGGGCATTACGAGGGCCACAacccagagagaggaagaggccGTGGCTTT TTCCCCAGAGTCAGAGGGAGAGGATGGAACAGGGGGAACTACCCGGGCAACAACAGCAATGGAAACCCCGCTAATACTAATCCTGCGGTGCGTCCCCCAGAGGAAGAGTGGGACCCTGAATACACTCCTAAGAGCAGGAAGTATTACCTG caggagagagacaggaaatgtgggagtaGACAGCAGAGGAAGACATGCTGGAAACAGGTCTGGCCAGGAGTCCAAACAGCGACCACTGCAGTAAAGACCATGGCCCCTGTATATGGA caCGACGACCGCGACGGCGAGAAAACCTGGGTAGACAACCGCGGAAGAGGCCGGGGCGCCTTCCCAGCACGCCGAGGACGCTTCGTTTACCGTAGGGGAGGCAGCAGCCCGAAGTGGACCCACGACATGTTCCAGGGcggagaggacagagggatgGAAGACGACAGCTTGGAAGTAGAGCGCAAAGACACCAAGAGCGCCGGAGAGGGACCGGCTATGAA
- the thrap3b gene encoding thyroid hormone receptor-associated protein 3b isoform X4: MSKAPGSPARSRSRSRSRSRSYSRSHSRSRSRSRSRKRRYSSRSRSRSRSHSPSYRNYPTRDYQNNRGNFRGYNRGYRRPYHYRGRNRGYYQRGHYQNRGGGGGGGGYGYKANWQEGGGRGGGGGGGGGGWHDRHHDQDHHSHSPRRGRSRSRTPRKRSGSRSRSRYSDRSSSGRSRRSRRSSYSSRSRSGSPRHRSSKGKGSKESKDKLTESQAEKPTQAADGSAIEKASGGKWIDYDASPKRISPDSKKEDASAGSDGKGPASGGPLWITVGSVSPPAKSPTKSGQTASFGGFGFFSKEDIKAGDKTVISAAYKKFLAENKNKKQATEKENGREKEQSATDREQEKGSKSGDLFHISSTSFTESKEDKTLPFFDAGEEEFLKSHGLKETDMEEEGEVKPTLTARDIFGKWGDEPSYSTSYPLVKEKSRREAEEVDPIDEMEEMYRSRKHSSKKEEKSKKKEKKEKEKSRRSPSPPVTVREKERPLFPGAFPPQEGSPARRLSSSKEDFELKYGSLDELPGASLSKERLMPRDLPNPTKKDPEFRSIFQHLQSAHLRRSPSELFAQHIVSIVHYIKAQHFHSSDMTLSERFAMYQRKAAEVEMMKPRKSPEIHRRIDVSPSAFKRHSHLFEDMEESSYKDKFKGDVMDLRLDIERRKKFAGKDYKREGGRSPGGSRGPSRERSSEKSGKHHKKSKKGKKKRDRSPSSSSSSSSPSPYPPYKGKEYMGEGMEHPEEGYSHARYPPRDYGGPQERGPGHYEGHNPERGRGRGF, translated from the exons CTCTAGGTCTCGTTCCCGCTCCCGCTCTCACTCTCCGTCCTACAGAAATTATCCCACCAGGGACTATCAGAACAACAGAGGCAACTTCAGAGGCTACAACCGAGGCTACCGGAGGCCCTACCACTACCGCGGCAGGAACCGAGGCTATTACCAACGAGGCCATTAccagaacagaggaggaggaggtggaggaggcggCTATGGCTATAAGGCAAACTGGCAGGAGggaggtggaagaggaggaggtggaggaggaggaggagggggctggCACGATCGCCACCATGACCAAGACCACCATTCGCACAGCCCCAGGAGGGGGCGCTCACGCTCACGCACACCAAGGAAGCGTTCAGGTAGCCGTAGCCGCTCACGCTACTCTGACCGCTCTTCATCAGGGAGATCTCGACGCTCCAGGCGCTCTAGCTACTCCTCCCGGTCCCGCTCCGGGTCACCACGTCACCGTAGCAGCAAGGGAAAGGGCTCAAAGGAATCCAAAGACAAGCTGACAGAAAGTCAGGCAGAGAAGCCCACGCAGGCAGCAGACGGCAGCGCCATCGAGAAGGCTTCAGGAGGTAAATGGATTGACTATGACGCCAGCCCGAAACGCATCAGTCCAGACTCTAAGAAAGAGGATGCTTCTGCTGGTTCTGACGGCAAAGGTCCTGCGAGTGGAGGTCCTCTGTGGATAACCGTCGGCAGCGTGTCACCTCCTGCAAAGAGCCCCACAAAGTCTGGACAAACCGCCTCCTTTGGAGGCTTCGGGTTCTTCTCAAAGGAAGACATCAAAGCTGGAGATAAGACTGTGATCTCTGCCGCCTACAAAAA GTTCTTGgctgagaacaaaaacaaaaagcaggcCACTGAAAAGGAGAACGGTCGTGAAAAGGAGCAGAGCGCCACTGACAGAGAACAGGAGAAAGGTAGCAAGTCTGGAGACCTGTTCCACATCTCATCCACTTCTTTCACCGAGTCCAAGGAGGACAAGACCCTGCCTTTCTTTGATGCTGGAGAAGAGGAGTTCCTCAAGTCTCACGGGCTGAAAGAGACGGACATGGAAGAGGAGGGCGAGGTCAAACCCACCCTCACCGCTCGGGACATTTTCGGGAAGTGGGGTGATGAGCCGAGCTACTCCACATCCTACCCGCTGGTCAAAGAGAAGAGCcggagagaggctgaggaagtaGATCCCATCGATGAAATGGAGGAGATGTACCGAAGCCGCAAGCACAGCTccaagaaagaggagaagtccaagaagaaggagaaaaaagagaaagagaagtccAGGCGGAGTCCGTCCCCACCTGTCACCGTCAGAGAGAAGGAGCGGCCGCTGTTCCCCGGAGCGTTCCCTCCCCAGGAGGGGTCACCTGCCCGACGCTTGTCTTCATCCAAGGAAGATTTTGAACTTAAATATGGTTCTTTAGATGAGTTGCCGGG GGCCTCCCTCTCTAAAGAGCGCCTCATGCCTCGAGATCTGCCCAATCCCACTAAGAAAGATCCAGAGTTTCGTTCCATCTTTCAGCACCTGCAGTCGGCTCACCTCCGCCGCAGCCCCTCTGAGCTGTTTGCTCAGCACATAGTTTCGATCGTGCACTACATCAAAG CTCAACACTTCCACTCCTCAGACATGACTTTGAGTGAGCGGTTTGCGATGTACCAAAGAAAAGCTGCAGAGGTAGAAATGATGAAGCCAAGGAAGAGCCCAGAAATCCACAG GAGAATTGATGTCTCCCCCAGTGCCTTTAAGAGGCACTCTCACCTGTTTGAGGATATGGAGGAGTCGAGCTACAAG GATAAATTTAAAGGCGATGTGATGGACCTGCGCCTGGATATTGAAAGGCGTAAGAAGTTTGCAGGAAAGGACTACAAGCGTGAAGGAGGCAGGAGCCCAGGAGGCTCCCGAGGACCGAGCAGAGAGAGGTCCTCTGAGAAATCTGGGAAACACCACAAGAAATCCAA GAAGGGAAAGAAGAAGCGTGATcgctctccatcctcctcttcttcctcctcctctccatccccttaTCCCCCTTACAAAGGTAAAGAGTACATGGGAGAGGGGATGGAGCACCCAGAGGAGGGCTACAGTCACGCCCGTTATCCTCCTCGCGACTACGGCGGGCCCCAGGAGAGAGGCCCCGGGCATTACGAGGGCCACAacccagagagaggaagaggccGTGGCTTT TAG
- the thrap3b gene encoding thyroid hormone receptor-associated protein 3b isoform X3, with protein sequence MSKAPGSPARSRSRSRSRSRSYSRSHSRSRSRSRSRKRRYSSRSRSRSRSHSPSYRNYPTRDYQNNRGNFRGYNRGYRRPYHYRGRNRGYYQRGHYQNRGGGGGGGGYGYKANWQEGGGRGGGGGGGGGGWHDRHHDQDHHSHSPRRGRSRSRTPRKRSGSRSRSRYSDRSSSGRSRRSRRSSYSSRSRSGSPRHRSSKGKGSKESKDKLTESQAEKPTQAADGSAIEKASGGKWIDYDASPKRISPDSKKEDASAGSDGKGPASGGPLWITVGSVSPPAKSPTKSGQTASFGGFGFFSKEDIKAGDKTVISAAYKKFLAENKNKKQATEKENGREKEQSATDREQEKGSKSGDLFHISSTSFTESKEDKTLPFFDAGEEEFLKSHGLKETDMEEEGEVKPTLTARDIFGKWGDEPSYSTSYPLVKEKSRREAEEVDPIDEMEEMYRSRKHSSKKEEKSKKKEKKEKEKSRRSPSPPVTVREKERPLFPGAFPPQEGSPARRLSSSKEDFELKYGSLDELPGASLSKERLMPRDLPNPTKKDPEFRSIFQHLQSAHLRRSPSELFAQHIVSIVHYIKAQHFHSSDMTLSERFAMYQRKAAEVEMMKPRKSPEIHRRIDVSPSAFKRHSHLFEDMEESSYKDKFKGDVMDLRLDIERRKKFAGKDYKREGGRSPGGSRGPSRERSSEKSGKHHKKSKKGKKKRDRSPSSSSSSSSPSPYPPYKGKEYMGEGMEHPEEGYSHARYPPRDYGGPQERGPGHYEGHNPERGRGRGFFPRVRGRGWNRGNYPGNNSNGNPANTNPAVRPPEEEWDPEYTPKSRKYYLHDDRDGEKTWVDNRGRGRGAFPARRGRFVYRRGGSSPKWTHDMFQGGEDRGMEDDSLEVERKDTKSAGEGPAMKQ encoded by the exons CTCTAGGTCTCGTTCCCGCTCCCGCTCTCACTCTCCGTCCTACAGAAATTATCCCACCAGGGACTATCAGAACAACAGAGGCAACTTCAGAGGCTACAACCGAGGCTACCGGAGGCCCTACCACTACCGCGGCAGGAACCGAGGCTATTACCAACGAGGCCATTAccagaacagaggaggaggaggtggaggaggcggCTATGGCTATAAGGCAAACTGGCAGGAGggaggtggaagaggaggaggtggaggaggaggaggagggggctggCACGATCGCCACCATGACCAAGACCACCATTCGCACAGCCCCAGGAGGGGGCGCTCACGCTCACGCACACCAAGGAAGCGTTCAGGTAGCCGTAGCCGCTCACGCTACTCTGACCGCTCTTCATCAGGGAGATCTCGACGCTCCAGGCGCTCTAGCTACTCCTCCCGGTCCCGCTCCGGGTCACCACGTCACCGTAGCAGCAAGGGAAAGGGCTCAAAGGAATCCAAAGACAAGCTGACAGAAAGTCAGGCAGAGAAGCCCACGCAGGCAGCAGACGGCAGCGCCATCGAGAAGGCTTCAGGAGGTAAATGGATTGACTATGACGCCAGCCCGAAACGCATCAGTCCAGACTCTAAGAAAGAGGATGCTTCTGCTGGTTCTGACGGCAAAGGTCCTGCGAGTGGAGGTCCTCTGTGGATAACCGTCGGCAGCGTGTCACCTCCTGCAAAGAGCCCCACAAAGTCTGGACAAACCGCCTCCTTTGGAGGCTTCGGGTTCTTCTCAAAGGAAGACATCAAAGCTGGAGATAAGACTGTGATCTCTGCCGCCTACAAAAA GTTCTTGgctgagaacaaaaacaaaaagcaggcCACTGAAAAGGAGAACGGTCGTGAAAAGGAGCAGAGCGCCACTGACAGAGAACAGGAGAAAGGTAGCAAGTCTGGAGACCTGTTCCACATCTCATCCACTTCTTTCACCGAGTCCAAGGAGGACAAGACCCTGCCTTTCTTTGATGCTGGAGAAGAGGAGTTCCTCAAGTCTCACGGGCTGAAAGAGACGGACATGGAAGAGGAGGGCGAGGTCAAACCCACCCTCACCGCTCGGGACATTTTCGGGAAGTGGGGTGATGAGCCGAGCTACTCCACATCCTACCCGCTGGTCAAAGAGAAGAGCcggagagaggctgaggaagtaGATCCCATCGATGAAATGGAGGAGATGTACCGAAGCCGCAAGCACAGCTccaagaaagaggagaagtccaagaagaaggagaaaaaagagaaagagaagtccAGGCGGAGTCCGTCCCCACCTGTCACCGTCAGAGAGAAGGAGCGGCCGCTGTTCCCCGGAGCGTTCCCTCCCCAGGAGGGGTCACCTGCCCGACGCTTGTCTTCATCCAAGGAAGATTTTGAACTTAAATATGGTTCTTTAGATGAGTTGCCGGG GGCCTCCCTCTCTAAAGAGCGCCTCATGCCTCGAGATCTGCCCAATCCCACTAAGAAAGATCCAGAGTTTCGTTCCATCTTTCAGCACCTGCAGTCGGCTCACCTCCGCCGCAGCCCCTCTGAGCTGTTTGCTCAGCACATAGTTTCGATCGTGCACTACATCAAAG CTCAACACTTCCACTCCTCAGACATGACTTTGAGTGAGCGGTTTGCGATGTACCAAAGAAAAGCTGCAGAGGTAGAAATGATGAAGCCAAGGAAGAGCCCAGAAATCCACAG GAGAATTGATGTCTCCCCCAGTGCCTTTAAGAGGCACTCTCACCTGTTTGAGGATATGGAGGAGTCGAGCTACAAG GATAAATTTAAAGGCGATGTGATGGACCTGCGCCTGGATATTGAAAGGCGTAAGAAGTTTGCAGGAAAGGACTACAAGCGTGAAGGAGGCAGGAGCCCAGGAGGCTCCCGAGGACCGAGCAGAGAGAGGTCCTCTGAGAAATCTGGGAAACACCACAAGAAATCCAA GAAGGGAAAGAAGAAGCGTGATcgctctccatcctcctcttcttcctcctcctctccatccccttaTCCCCCTTACAAAGGTAAAGAGTACATGGGAGAGGGGATGGAGCACCCAGAGGAGGGCTACAGTCACGCCCGTTATCCTCCTCGCGACTACGGCGGGCCCCAGGAGAGAGGCCCCGGGCATTACGAGGGCCACAacccagagagaggaagaggccGTGGCTTT TTCCCCAGAGTCAGAGGGAGAGGATGGAACAGGGGGAACTACCCGGGCAACAACAGCAATGGAAACCCCGCTAATACTAATCCTGCGGTGCGTCCCCCAGAGGAAGAGTGGGACCCTGAATACACTCCTAAGAGCAGGAAGTATTACCTG caCGACGACCGCGACGGCGAGAAAACCTGGGTAGACAACCGCGGAAGAGGCCGGGGCGCCTTCCCAGCACGCCGAGGACGCTTCGTTTACCGTAGGGGAGGCAGCAGCCCGAAGTGGACCCACGACATGTTCCAGGGcggagaggacagagggatgGAAGACGACAGCTTGGAAGTAGAGCGCAAAGACACCAAGAGCGCCGGAGAGGGACCGGCTATGAA